A window of Hordeum vulgare subsp. vulgare chromosome 5H, MorexV3_pseudomolecules_assembly, whole genome shotgun sequence genomic DNA:
GTGCTAACCCCTCCTGTTCACATGAGTATATTCCAGATTTGGCCAGGTAGAGGTGGAAACGTTGGCATCTCTTTTGACTTGGTTTAGCTAGATCTTTTACGGTTTCACACCTCTCCTttgcttttccttttctttagTTTCTGAAGGTTATGTCCTGGTAAGTGTTGGTTTTGTTGGGCAGCGCTGAACATAAAGTGTTAACTAGCGTTAGTGAACTGATTATCATTTTCTCCTTTTATTATTGTTAAATGAAGATTGTTCTTCGAAAGCGCACAGAATATATATGAATTTGTGTTGCTATCAATGGACATTTCCTGTGTTCAATTTAGAACACGGACATGATGACATGGAGTATTTGAGAACTTGTGCAGAAACCTCTCTAAGGTAGTTTCCCTATGCTGCATATAACTCAAAATATACAGTCCTTGTCCATCTTGTTTATTAACATGATTGTCATTTTTTCAATTAAGGAAAATTGATAGTACTTTCGCAAAGCTTCATAGCTCAAAATATGCAGTCCTGTTCGTGCATCTCGCTGGTTAACATGATTGTCATTTTGTGTAACAGAGCAAAGTTGAAAGTTCACAAAGCTCATTCCATGCACTGCGGTTCGGGCGCTTGTTGCAAGTGATATACCTATGGAGTGAGAAAACTAAAGCAAGCCTACAATACTTTGAGatcgaagaaggacaaggaggtttGTGCATATATATTCTGAAAAGGATTTATCAGATGCTCCCAATCTCCAAGCCATTATTGGTCTTCCTCTTTGAATCCTAGGCAAATATGAACTGATGAGATAGGTAGAATAACCCAGTACTCCCTCCATAAATTAACATAAGGATTTTTTTATACTGTCATAGTGTCAAAAAACATCTTATATTAAGTTAAAGATGTAGTATGTACTACCAGGGCCCTGTGTCCTACTACTTGCGGGTGTTTTACTTAGCATGTAAATGAAGTAATGAATCCTGAGTCGCATGGTACCAAATTTCTAAGGCAAGGTCTTGTTCCAGTACAACTGATTCGAGTTTTGATTTCCAGCATTGTTTCACCAAAGCTTGTTCATATCTCCTTTTTGATAATATATAGTTTCTTGCTTCTAAATATCAGGGGCAGTGCCTTGGCTGCAAAATCTCATCCAAGAAGAATAGGCGATCTTTTGTTCAACGCTATCCTGGAATTTTAACACAAAGCTTTGTGATCTTCGCCATGTAATTGTGATAATTTATTGAAAAATGCAAGtcgcatgatgtgtgtgtgagcCATGGTAATAAACTGCAATCTTTCTAAATTCACTCATGACCCGATATTTCAATAAAGTCATGAAGGTAAGTGCATCTTACATTCCTTATAAACTGATGCAGTTAAGCTTCCACCATCTTCTTGTGTTGAACGAAATGTGTTACCGTGTTAGCTGCCAGCAACCTACAATTGTATTTATTTTACAAGGTATGTTCTGTTGCATTACCAGATGTCAGATGAAGTTAGTTATGAGAAAGACGAAATGTGGATAGGACAAGATACAAAGATAAGGGAGCTGCTAGGAATATAGTCTCCTACTTAAAGATCAATCCACTGCTTCTTGCAAGTATAAGTGTTGACTTCCTTCTTTTTCCATCTTCTTTAGCATTTTTTTTGTTGAGAGCAATCCACACGTGTCATTTCTCCCTTATGTTGACTTCCTTCTTTTTCCAAGATATTTTGCACATGGATATAGGAGCCAACATTCTTATGACTGATGTTGTACAACTTATGCTACTTAGCCAACTACAATTCAATTATTTTGTCTCGGAATATTAATTTTTGAATTAGTAGGTGCTCTGAAGAATGAGCTATCGAATCAAAAGTTAACGACCTATCATTATCAGTTGCTCTAAATCACACACATTTCTAAATTAGAATAATTGTGTGATATATGTGATTTTCGGTTATTCCGTGGCAACACGCGGTCATTTGTCTAGTTAAGATGTAAATGCGACGTGGTCGACATTAATTCCATGTCAATTTGTTATCACATGACAGTGGTCCCTGCACTGGACCTCCAATGCCTCTTTAGTAATTCGATAATTATCCTCCAACAATAATTTGACAAATATTCGTTTGCAGAAGTACTAGGATCGGAATAAGAAGCCATCATGCATGTTACGTGATCGTCAATGCATCGTCAATGAGACATGGATTTAGTTTGGAGAGAAAAGAATGTACAGGAAGTCAAGGTCATGTACTTATGTAGACCAAACCTTAGAGCGACCTCGTTAGGGCATGGTCTGTAGCACCTCGTTTATTTGTACCACCAAAAAGGCATTAAGTTGATTGGGAGGCATGGCTTACACAGCAGCCACACCATACTATTGTGACTGATATTACCATCTAGGATTACATGTTCTCTAGTAAAAAAACATTACTCCCTCTAATCCATATTAATTGTCCTGATTTAGTCGTGACAATTAATTTGGATGAGAGGGAGTATTACATTTTAATGAACTAAAGAGGTTGGGAGTTCAGTTTTAAAAGAAAGAAAACTTGCATAACTGTAGATAAGAGTAAAAAAGGCGGTAACCTGTGCCCGTGCGTCGGCCCAAAATTTGAACAGGTCCAACCCTGACAATTAGATGCGTCCCCGCATAGCTGTCAGATCGTGTCCTTACTGCACTTTCACCCTTGCATGTTTTCAGATCTAAAGAAATTGCCACACCAGCTCAAATCGGCCGCCTCCGTCACCACTTCGTACAGGGCAGAGCCGTCCTCCGGACCGCACGTTGTCCCTGCTCACCGGGACCAAGCGCCATGAACGCAGCTCCATCGCCCACGCTCGTCATGGATGGATCTTGCGCTCGCCACCTGCTCACGTCATGGACACCGTCTTCAGCCTCCGCTTCGCGTCGCCGCCAGTGCCGGCCACCGGGATGCTCCTCAAGGTTGACTCCTCCGGCCGCCTGCGCGCGCTCAGCACGGCCTACTCCCTCACGGTGGCGTGCGCCATGCTCTCCACCGGCTGTAGCTTTTACACGTGTCGGTTGCAGCCATTGTAGCAAAAATtgataccggttgtagcaaaaatcaaaacCGATTATAGCAAAAAAAATGTTGGATGACCGCGGCTACAACTCCAGCGAATTCaggttgcaactctgacgaatATGGGTGTAGTTTTTTTAGTGgaaggttgtagcaaaaaatacgCCCGCTCGCCGTCGGCCTGTGTACCCCAATGTGTGCGCTCCTCGAACGCCTTCAGGCGCCCGGGAGCTTCGTCGAAGGCCATCCCTTCGACGTTGCAGAACTGCTCGATGCTGGCGACCGCAACATACAGCAGGTCGGGCACCGTGTCCAGCTACTGCTTCAACATCGCCGCGTTGTCCAGTGTCGCCACGAGCATCGCGTACTTCGCCGCCATCCCATAGACCTTGCCGGTGTACACGTCGGACTTGTCACCGTCGTCCATCCGCAGGCAATGAAACTGCCCGCTCAGCGTCGCCGGCCGCGCAGCCTTCACCCGTTGGCTTCGGCGCTACCCTCCTTTGTCGTTGGCTTCGGCGCTACCTGCGtcagcaccacctccaacaacatCGTCGGCAGCATCGCCCGCGCCGTCTTGCTCCGGCCAACGTCCATCGCCGCACCTTTCGCCGACCCCACCACACCCCATAGCCCCTGGGCCTCAAGGATCACCTCCACCTTGATCGCCCCTGGGCCTCGAGGAGGTGTAGTTCGTCGGCGCCAATGGTGGGATCTGCATCGACCCCGACACACCGCCACTGCCGTACACGACGAGCGACATGGCCGTAGGCGATCACCCCTCCACGAGATCCCCGACGAGCGACCCCGTGTGTTGTACTCGCGAGAGTGGAGCTGAGTTCGTGCTCAGGAGATCAATACAGAGCGCGCCGTTCGCGGTGGCGGAGGTGTTCGAGCGCCGAAAAATCCTCTGTGTTCATCCATCCGTCTCTGCACCTTGTCTCCGGCGATCACCAGAGCGGGGTGGTTCCATTTTACATCTAACACTTCATACCCAATTGACCCGTCACATCCCTAAAAAAAGAAATTTGGAAGTAAATAAACGGGATTTCCAGGACCAAACTGCTAGGGCGCAGGAGTGACGTTAAAACCGAAGCTAGGGATCGATCCCCTTCACTCTCACCCACCTCGTTTCCCGTCCAATTGTCCAAACATCCTACCCCTTGGAATCGCGCGCGGTCCTGCCAATGCCATGGCGGCGGCGCGGCCATGGTCCAGCCTCCACGAAGACCTTCTCGCCAGCATCTTCCTCCTGCTAGCGTGCTTAACGGACCTCGTCAGGGCGTCCGCTGTCAGCAAGCACTGGCGCCGGGTCGCCCTGCACAACGCGTCCCCGCTGCCATGGCTCCTCAACCCCTCCACCGCCCGGACCGACTGCTATCGGATCTTCGGCGGCTTCGCTGATCCGCGCCCGGCCCTCTCCGACGAGATCGAGGGCCGCGGGGCACGTTTCTGTGGCTCCGCTCCGGGCGGCTGGGTCGTCGTGCAGAACCGACCAACCTGCAGAACCCATCACTGGCGCGGCCATGCCATGCTCAACCTCCGCACAGGCGAGCGCGTCCCCCTCCCGGACCGTGTGCACATCCCAATTAAATCCGACGGCATCAGGTGCCCCATGATGATACGCGCCGCCGTCATGTCCGCCGCGCCACCGTCTCCCGCCTGCGTCGTCGCCGCCCTCACGTCCATCCAGACAATCATGGCCTTCTGCAGCCCGGGCGTGGACTGCTGGTCTTCGTTGCCAGCAGAGATGACGGCTCCCCCCGACGCCCAAGACCTGACTTACCACGACGGATGGTTCTGGGCAGTCGACTCACATGAAGACCTCTACTGCTACAAGGCCAAGATTTCGACATCTACGCGTACCATTCTACAGCGTGGCTACCAGATCCGTGCTCCCCGGACCAACATGGCACCTGGGGAGATCGTGTCCCGCTACCTCCTGCCCTCTGCCTCCGGCGCCGATCTGCTCATGGTGAGGAGGTTCACCTCGCCAGCTAAAGGCCGCACCACGCGGTTCCAGGTCTTCAAGCTACAGATGCAAGAGGAGGGCCGGCCAGCTTCCTGGCGCGACTACCAGATGACCCGGCAGGTGCTCTTCGTCGGACGGGCATGCTCCAAGGCATTCGACACGGGGCACGCCGGCAACCCGGGCTACATCTACTTCCTCGACGACGTCTACCCTGGCAGTCCGCATAGTTTCCTCCAGCAGAAGGAGTATCCCAACACGGACGCCGGCGGATGGCGTTACTCAGTCTCTGACGAGATCGTGCGCTGCCTGCCATCGGCGCCCCCCTCGGACACCTCACCGTGCATTTGGTACCATCATTAATTCATTGAGTCATACATACCAAGCAGGTTCAGTTTGAGGCATCACATCATAGAGATTTTGATCATTCAGTTTAATTAGAGTCTTTGTTGTTTGTGTTTGCTCCTGGACAGTGTTTCTTTGTTTTTGTAGTCGTCGATGTGGTTGGTGTTGTAATATGAGAAACTGAAAGTTCCATATCCAGTTTGCTGTATGTGTGCGAAATTTGATGTCTGTTTTCAAACTCATTTCATCTATAAGAAATTTAGACAACATGCTACCAGCTATATATGTTCCTTAAATTATGTGTATGGATTTCTGGTGTAAATTCTGCTTCAGATTTTGATGTCTTCCGCCGTATTTTCAGTAGTGCACAAAATTTCTGATTTTATCGTATGATTGCATCTGTCAGTAGCAGAGGTGTTTTTAATGTCTCCCCTTTTTTGCATCGCACGCAAGAATAAGCACAGTTGATGATCTGATCTCAATTCAATATTTGATGTTTTTTCAGGTATAGAAATCAACTAGTACGTATTGATTGTATCTTGCGGACTCGAGGCTTTATTAGATATGAGCCTTCTTCACTTCTCAGCTAATTGTTTGATGTGTTTTACGGGCATATACTTATTACatcgttgatgtggttgttgttgagaCTGAAAGTTCAATATTCAGTTTCTTGTATGTGCTTAATTTGAAGGCCTTTTTTGAACTCATTTCATCTATGAAAATGTGATGTATTTAGACTACTAGCAGCTACCTATCTATATAAAAATGTGACGTATTTAGACTACTACTAGCTACCTATATAGCGCCCCCCTCGGACACCTCACCGTGCATTTGGTACCATCATTAACTAATTGAGTCATACATACCCAGCAGGTTCAGTTTGAGGCGTCACATCATAGAGATTTTGATCATTCAGTTTAATTAGAGCCTTTGTTGTTTGTGTTTGCTCCTGGACAGTGTTTCTTTGTTGTTGTATTCGTCGATGTGGTTGGTGTTGTAGTACGAGAAACTGAAAGTTCCATATCTAGTTTGCTGTATGTGTGCGAAACTTGATGTCTGTTTTCAAACTCATTTCATCTATAAGAAATTTAGACAACATGCTACCAGTTATATATGTTTCTTAAATTATGTGTATGGATTTCTGGTGTAAATTCTGCTTCAGATTTTGATGTCTTCCGCCGTATTTTCAGTAGTGCACAAAATTTCTGATTTTATCGTATGATTGCATCTGTCAGTAGCAGAGGTGTTTTTAATGTCTCCCCTTTTTTGCATCGCACGCAAGAATAAGCACAGTTGATGATCTGATCTCAATTCAATATTTGATGTTTTTTCAGGTATAGAAATCAACTAGTACGTATTGATTGTATCTTGCGGACTCGAGGCTTTATTAGATATGAGCCTTCTTCACTTCTCAGCTAATTGTTTGATGTGTTTTACGGGCATATACTTATTACatcgttgatgtggttgttgttgagaCTGAAAGTTCAATATTCAGTTTCTTGTATGTGCTTAATTTGAAGGCCTTTTTTGAACTCATTTCATCTATGAAAATGTGATGTATTTAGACTACTAGTAGCTACCTATCTATATAAAAATGTGACGTATTTAGACTACTACTAGCTACCTATATAGCGCCCCCCTCGGACACCTCACCGTGCATTTGGTACCATCATTAACTAATTGAGTCATACATACCCAGCAGGTTCAGTTTGAGGCGTCACATCATAGAGATTTTGATCATTCAGTTTAATTAGAGCCTTTGTTGTTTGTGTTTGCTCCTGGACAGTGTTTCTTTGTTGTTGTAGTCCTCGATGTGGTTGATGTTGTAGTACGAGAAACTGAAAGTTCCATATCCAGTTTCCTGTATGTGTGCGAAACTTGATGTCTGTTTTCAAACTCATTTCATCTATAAGAAATTTAGACAACATGCTACCAGTTATATATGTTTCTTAAATTATGTGTATGGATTTCTGGTGTAAATTCTGCTTCAGATTTTGATGTCTTCCGCCGTATTTTCAGTAGTGCACAAAATTTCTGATTTTATCGTATGATTGCATCTGTCAGTAGCAGAGGTGTTTTTAATGTCTCCCCTTTTTTGCGTCGCACGCAAGAATAAGCACATTTGATGATCTGATCTCAATTCAATATTTGATGTTTTTTCAGGTATAGAAATCAACTAGTACGTACTGATTGTATCTTGCGGACTCGAGACTTTATTAGATATGAGCCTTCTTCACTTCTCAGCTAATTGTTTGATGTGTTTTACCGGCATATACTTATTACATCGTTGATGTGCTTGTTGTTGAGACTGAAAGTTCAATATTCAGTTTCTTGTATGTGCTTAATTTGAAGGCCTTTTTTGAACTCATTTCATCTATGAAAATGTGATATATTTAGACTACTACTAGCTACCTATCTATATGAAAATGTGATGTATTTAGACTACTACTAGCTACCTATCTATATGAAAATGTGATGTATTTAGACTACTACTAGCTACCTATATAGCGCCCCCCTCGGACACCTCACCATGCATTTGGTACCATCATTAATTCATTGAGTCATACATACCCAGCAGGTTCAGTTTGAGGCGTCACATCACAGAGATTTTGATCATTCAGTTTAATTAGAGCCTTTGTTGTTTGTGTTTGCTCCTGGACAGTGTTTCTTTGTTATTGTAGTCGTCGATGTGGTTGGTGTTGTAGTACGAGAAACTGAAAGTTCCATATCCAGTTTGCTGTATGTGTGCGAAACTTGATGTCTGTTTTCAAACTCATTTCATCTATAAAAAATTTAGACAACATGCTACCAGCGATATATATGTTTCTTAAATTATGTGTATGGATTTCTGGTGTAAATTCTGCTTCAGATTTTGATGTCTTCCGCCATATTTCCAGTAGTGCACAAAATTTCTGATTTTATCGTATGATTGCATCTGTCAGTAGCAGAGGTGTTTTTAATGTCTCCCCTTTTTTGCATTGCACGCAAGAATAAGCACAGTTGATGATCTGATCTCAATTCAATATTTGATATTTTTTCAGGTATAGAAATCAACTAGTACGTACTGATTGTATCTTGCGGACTCGAGGCTTTATTAGATATGAGCCTTCTTCACTTCTCAGCTAATTGTTTGATGTGTTTTACCGGCATATACTTATTACatcgttgatgtggttgttgttgagaCTGAAAGTTCAATATTCAGTTTCTTGTATGTGCTTAATTTGAAGGCCTTTTTTGAACTCATTTCATCTATGAAAATGTGATGTATTTAGACTACTACTAGCTACCTATCTATATGAAAATGTGATGTATTTAGGCTACTACTAGCTACATATATAGCGCCCCCCTCGGACACCTCACCATGCATTTGGTACCATCATTAATTCATTGAGTCGTACCCAGCAGGTTCAGTTTGAGGCGTCACATCATATATATTTTGATCATTCAGTTTAATTAGAGCCTTTGTTGTTTGTGTTTGCTCCTGGATAGTGTttctttgttgttgtagttgtcgatgTGGTTGGTGTTGTAATATGAGAAACTGAAAGTTCCATATCCAGTTTGTTG
This region includes:
- the LOC123398533 gene encoding uncharacterized protein LOC123398533, with the translated sequence MAAARPWSSLHEDLLASIFLLLACLTDLVRASAVSKHWRRVALHNASPLPWLLNPSTARTDCYRIFGGFADPRPALSDEIEGRGARFCGSAPGGWVVVQNRPTCRTHHWRGHAMLNLRTGERVPLPDRVHIPIKSDGIRCPMMIRAAVMSAAPPSPACVVAALTSIQTIMAFCSPGVDCWSSLPAEMTAPPDAQDLTYHDGWFWAVDSHEDLYCYKAKISTSTRTILQRGYQIRAPRTNMAPGEIVSRYLLPSASGADLLMVRRFTSPAKGRTTRFQVFKLQMQEEGRPASWRDYQMTRQVLFVGRACSKAFDTGHAGNPGYIYFLDDVYPGSPHSFLQQKEYPNTDAGGWRYSVSDEIVRCLPSAPPSDTSPCIWYHH